From Microbacterium invictum, the proteins below share one genomic window:
- a CDS encoding GuaB1 family IMP dehydrogenase-related protein, translating to MQFLDARPTVDLTYSDVFLVPRRSAVSSRLDVDLSPRDGTGTTIPLVAANMNSVTGARLASTLARRGGLGVLPQDMPLQELDAAIRWVKDQPVSWDTPLVLPPHATVADAARLLPPTDGYGIVVTAASASRVHIDEILGVVPAARLGTALPDAQLGDLARGRTASIDADDIEDARHAFDLMVAADAETVCVLHHGFLVGTLSRRTALRSALYEPAVDADGRLIVAAAVGINGDVASKAQALADAGVDVLVVDTAHGHQEGMLAALRTIAALDLRLPIAAGNVVTTDGVYDLADSGATIIKVGVGPGAMCTTRMMTAVGRPQFSAVLETAEAAAKAGAHVWADGGVRYPRDVALALAAGAASVMIGSWFAGTIEAPGTLLTDEQGRVYKESWGMASTKAVHDRFGRLDPYELARKELFAEGISSSKIYLDPLRPSIEDLLDMITSGVRSSFTYAGAASVPEFHERALVGLQSAAGYEEGKALPVSW from the coding sequence ATGCAGTTCCTCGACGCCCGGCCCACGGTCGATCTCACCTACTCCGACGTGTTCCTCGTCCCGCGCCGGTCGGCGGTCTCGAGCCGCCTCGACGTCGACCTGTCGCCGCGCGACGGGACGGGTACGACGATTCCGCTCGTGGCCGCCAACATGAACTCCGTCACCGGCGCCCGGCTGGCCTCGACCCTCGCCCGCCGCGGGGGACTGGGCGTGCTGCCGCAGGACATGCCGCTGCAGGAACTGGACGCCGCGATCCGGTGGGTCAAGGACCAGCCCGTCTCGTGGGACACCCCGCTCGTGCTCCCGCCGCACGCGACCGTGGCCGATGCCGCGCGCCTGCTGCCGCCCACCGACGGCTACGGCATCGTGGTCACCGCGGCATCCGCCTCCCGCGTCCACATCGACGAGATCCTCGGCGTGGTGCCGGCGGCCCGACTGGGCACCGCCCTGCCGGACGCGCAGCTGGGCGACCTCGCCCGCGGGCGCACGGCGTCGATCGACGCCGATGACATCGAAGACGCCCGGCACGCCTTCGACCTCATGGTCGCCGCCGACGCGGAGACGGTGTGCGTCCTCCACCACGGGTTCCTCGTCGGCACGCTGTCGCGCCGGACCGCACTGCGCTCGGCGCTGTACGAGCCGGCGGTGGACGCGGACGGACGTCTCATCGTCGCCGCGGCCGTGGGCATCAACGGTGACGTCGCGTCCAAGGCGCAGGCGCTCGCCGACGCCGGTGTCGACGTGCTCGTCGTCGACACCGCGCACGGACACCAGGAAGGCATGCTCGCCGCGCTCCGCACGATCGCCGCCCTCGACCTGCGCCTGCCGATCGCTGCCGGCAACGTCGTCACGACCGACGGCGTCTACGACCTCGCCGACTCCGGCGCCACGATCATCAAGGTCGGCGTCGGCCCCGGGGCGATGTGCACGACCCGCATGATGACCGCGGTCGGACGGCCGCAGTTCTCGGCCGTGCTCGAGACCGCCGAGGCGGCGGCGAAGGCGGGCGCCCATGTGTGGGCCGACGGTGGCGTGCGCTACCCGCGCGACGTCGCACTGGCGCTGGCGGCCGGGGCGGCCTCTGTCATGATCGGGTCGTGGTTCGCCGGCACGATCGAGGCTCCCGGCACTCTTCTGACCGACGAGCAGGGCCGTGTGTACAAGGAGTCGTGGGGCATGGCCTCGACCAAGGCCGTCCACGACCGCTTCGGTCGTCTCGACCCGTACGAGCTCGCCCGCAAGGAGCTGTTCGCCGAAGGCATCTCGTCGTCGAAGATCTACCTCGACCCGCTGCGGCCGAGCATCGAGGACCTCCTCGACATGATCACGTCGGGGGTGCGCTCGTCCTTCACGTATGCAGGCGCGGCATCCGTCCCCGAGTTCCACGAGCGCGCACTGGTCGGCCTGCAGTCGGCCGCCGGCTACGAAGAGGGCAAGGCGCTGCCGGTCAGCTGGTGA
- a CDS encoding multifunctional oxoglutarate decarboxylase/oxoglutarate dehydrogenase thiamine pyrophosphate-binding subunit/dihydrolipoyllysine-residue succinyltransferase subunit translates to MSSPTTGVGTSSDGDFGANEWLVAEMYDQYTKDKNSVDQAWWPILESYRTQQAAGSAKVDATASEPHPMTAPIPVVGAQPVARTTARPAAPQPIPAQAPKQAPAEERENGEDVVTPLRGMTKTLATNMDASLTIPTATSVRTIPAKLMIDNRIVINNHMSRTRGGKVSFTHMIGWALIQALKVFPSQNVAYAEVDGKPSVVAPAHVNLGIAIDLPKPDGTRALMVPAIKHAESLTFNEYLSSYEDLVKRARANKLTAADFAGTTISLTNPGGIGTVHSVPRLMKGQGCIIGAGALEYPAEFQGSSDKTLVELGIGKTITLTSTYDHRVIQGAGSGEFLKIVHELLTGQRGFYEGIFAALRIPYAPIHWGQDINVDLAERVDKTARVQELINSFRVRGHLMADIDPLEYVQRTHPDLEIESHGLTFWDLDREFVTNGFGGKRQMRLRDILGVLRDSYCRTIGIEYMHIQDPGQRKWFQDNVEIKYEKPSHDEQLRILAKLNQAEAFETFLQTKYVGQKRFSLEGGESLVPLLDEILQGAAVDGLDGAAIGMAHRGRLNVLTNIAGKTYSQIFREFEGSVAIGSKRGSGDVKYHLGTEGTFVADGKQELPVYLAANPSHLETVDGVLEGIVRAKQDRMPIGSFSWLPILVHGDAAFAGQGVVVETLQMSQLRAYRTGGTIHVVVNNQVGFTTLPQDGRSSVYATDVAKTIQAPVFHVNGDDPEAVARVAELAYKYRQEFKRDVVVDLICYRRRGHNEGDDPSMTQPLMTNLIEAKRSVRRLYTESLVGRGDITEEEYEQAKRDFQDRLEIAFAETHAAETGSSGIITSATETTTIDVAVGEPETTGIPSESVGKIGDAFVNKPEGFTVHAKLQQLLDKRRDMSRGGNIDWAFGELLAFGSLLMEGTNVRLAGQDSRRGTFVQRHAVMHDRANGQEWLPLANLIEGQGRFYAYDSLLSEYAAMAFEYGYSVERADTLTLWEGQFGDFANGAQSVIDEFISSADQKWGQQSSVVLLLPHGYEGQGPDHSSGRIERYLQMCAQDNMTVARPSTPASYFHLLRRQAYARPRRPLIVFTPKAMLRLRGATSSVDDFVKGRFEPVLDDSRGIDKSAVTRVLLHAGKIHWDLKSELDKNPNPAIALVRLEQYYPAPIEQLRAVLDTYPNAELAWVQDEPENQGAWPFIALDVVQHLGERPVRRISRAAAASTATGSAKVHAIEQAEILAQALTL, encoded by the coding sequence GTGTCCAGTCCGACGACCGGCGTGGGAACTTCGAGCGACGGCGATTTCGGGGCCAATGAGTGGCTCGTCGCCGAGATGTACGACCAGTACACGAAGGACAAGAACTCGGTCGATCAGGCCTGGTGGCCGATTCTGGAGTCGTATCGCACACAGCAGGCGGCCGGATCGGCGAAGGTGGATGCCACGGCATCCGAACCCCACCCGATGACCGCCCCGATCCCCGTCGTCGGCGCGCAGCCGGTCGCACGCACGACGGCCCGTCCCGCCGCGCCGCAGCCGATCCCGGCGCAGGCGCCGAAGCAGGCCCCCGCCGAGGAGCGTGAGAACGGCGAGGACGTCGTCACCCCGCTGCGTGGGATGACCAAGACCCTCGCGACCAACATGGACGCGTCGCTGACGATCCCGACCGCGACGAGCGTCCGCACCATCCCGGCCAAGCTGATGATCGACAACCGCATCGTCATCAACAACCACATGTCCCGCACCCGCGGCGGCAAGGTCAGCTTCACCCACATGATCGGGTGGGCGCTCATCCAGGCCCTGAAGGTGTTCCCGAGCCAGAACGTGGCCTACGCCGAGGTCGACGGCAAGCCGTCGGTCGTCGCGCCGGCGCATGTGAACCTCGGCATCGCGATCGATCTGCCCAAGCCCGACGGCACCCGCGCGCTGATGGTCCCGGCGATCAAGCACGCCGAGTCGCTGACGTTCAACGAGTACCTCTCCTCCTACGAAGACCTCGTCAAGCGCGCGCGGGCGAACAAGCTCACCGCGGCCGACTTCGCCGGCACCACCATTTCGCTGACCAACCCCGGCGGCATCGGCACGGTCCACTCCGTGCCGCGTCTCATGAAGGGCCAGGGCTGCATCATCGGCGCCGGCGCGCTGGAGTACCCCGCCGAATTCCAGGGGTCCAGCGACAAGACCCTTGTCGAGCTGGGCATCGGCAAGACGATCACTCTGACCAGCACCTACGACCACCGCGTCATCCAGGGCGCCGGCTCGGGCGAGTTCCTCAAGATCGTGCACGAGCTGCTGACCGGTCAGCGCGGCTTCTACGAAGGCATCTTCGCCGCCCTGCGCATCCCCTACGCGCCGATCCACTGGGGCCAGGACATCAACGTCGATCTCGCCGAGCGCGTCGACAAGACCGCCCGCGTGCAGGAGCTCATCAACTCGTTCCGCGTCCGCGGTCATCTGATGGCCGACATCGACCCCCTCGAATACGTGCAGCGTACGCACCCCGACCTCGAGATCGAGTCGCACGGGCTCACCTTCTGGGACCTCGACCGCGAATTCGTCACGAACGGCTTCGGCGGCAAGCGCCAGATGAGGCTGCGCGACATCCTCGGGGTGCTCCGCGACTCGTACTGCCGCACGATCGGCATCGAGTACATGCACATCCAGGACCCGGGCCAGCGCAAATGGTTCCAGGACAACGTCGAGATCAAGTACGAGAAGCCCAGCCACGACGAGCAGCTGCGCATCCTCGCCAAGCTCAACCAGGCCGAGGCGTTCGAGACGTTCCTGCAGACAAAGTACGTCGGCCAGAAGCGCTTCAGCCTCGAGGGCGGCGAATCGCTCGTCCCGCTGCTGGACGAGATCCTGCAGGGCGCCGCCGTCGACGGACTCGACGGCGCCGCGATCGGCATGGCCCACCGTGGGCGCCTCAATGTGCTCACGAACATCGCCGGCAAGACCTACAGCCAGATCTTCCGCGAGTTCGAGGGGTCGGTCGCGATCGGCTCGAAGAGGGGGTCGGGTGACGTGAAGTACCACCTCGGCACCGAGGGCACCTTCGTCGCCGACGGCAAGCAGGAGCTGCCCGTCTACCTCGCGGCCAACCCGTCGCACCTCGAGACCGTCGACGGCGTGCTCGAGGGCATCGTCCGCGCCAAGCAGGACCGCATGCCGATCGGCTCGTTCTCGTGGCTGCCGATCCTCGTGCACGGCGACGCGGCGTTCGCCGGCCAGGGCGTCGTCGTCGAGACCCTGCAGATGTCGCAGCTGCGCGCGTACCGCACCGGCGGCACGATCCACGTCGTCGTGAACAACCAGGTCGGCTTCACGACCCTGCCGCAGGACGGCCGCAGCTCGGTGTACGCGACCGACGTCGCCAAGACCATTCAGGCACCGGTGTTCCACGTGAACGGCGATGACCCCGAGGCAGTGGCGCGCGTGGCCGAGCTGGCGTACAAGTACCGCCAGGAGTTCAAGCGCGACGTCGTCGTCGACCTCATCTGCTACCGCCGCCGCGGTCACAACGAGGGTGACGACCCGTCGATGACCCAGCCGCTGATGACCAACCTGATCGAGGCCAAGCGCTCGGTCCGGCGACTGTACACCGAGTCGCTCGTCGGCCGCGGCGACATCACCGAGGAGGAGTACGAGCAGGCCAAGCGCGACTTCCAGGATCGCCTCGAGATCGCCTTCGCCGAGACGCACGCGGCCGAGACCGGCTCGTCCGGGATCATCACCAGCGCCACCGAGACGACCACGATCGACGTCGCCGTCGGCGAGCCCGAGACCACCGGCATCCCCTCGGAGTCGGTCGGCAAGATCGGCGACGCGTTCGTGAACAAGCCCGAGGGCTTCACGGTGCACGCGAAGCTGCAGCAGCTGCTCGACAAGCGCCGCGACATGAGCCGAGGCGGCAACATCGACTGGGCCTTCGGCGAGCTGCTCGCGTTCGGCTCGCTGCTGATGGAGGGCACCAACGTCCGCCTCGCCGGTCAGGACTCGCGCCGTGGCACGTTCGTGCAGCGGCACGCGGTCATGCACGACCGCGCGAACGGGCAGGAATGGCTGCCGCTCGCGAACCTCATCGAGGGTCAGGGCCGCTTCTACGCCTACGACTCGCTGCTGAGCGAGTACGCGGCGATGGCGTTCGAGTACGGCTACTCGGTCGAGCGCGCGGACACCCTGACGCTGTGGGAGGGCCAGTTCGGCGACTTCGCCAACGGCGCCCAGTCTGTCATCGACGAGTTCATCTCCTCGGCAGACCAGAAATGGGGTCAGCAGTCGAGCGTGGTGCTGCTGCTCCCCCACGGCTACGAGGGCCAGGGCCCCGACCACTCGTCGGGCCGCATCGAGCGCTACCTGCAGATGTGCGCGCAGGACAACATGACCGTCGCCCGGCCGTCGACGCCGGCGTCGTACTTCCACCTGCTGCGCCGCCAGGCGTACGCGCGTCCGCGCCGGCCGCTGATCGTGTTCACGCCCAAGGCCATGCTCCGCCTGCGGGGCGCGACCAGCAGTGTCGACGACTTCGTGAAGGGCCGGTTCGAGCCCGTGCTCGACGACAGCCGCGGCATCGACAAGTCCGCCGTCACCCGCGTGCTCCTGCACGCCGGGAAGATCCACTGGGATCTGAAGAGCGAGCTGGACAAGAATCCGAACCCGGCCATCGCGCTGGTGCGACTCGAGCAGTATTACCCGGCGCCGATCGAGCAGTTGCGCGCCGTGCTCGACACGTACCCGAACGCCGAACTGGCGTGGGTGCAGGATGAGCCCGAGAACCAGGGGGCCTGGCCGTTCATCGCACTCGATGTCGTCCAGCACCTGGGCGAGCGTCCGGTCCGTCGCATCTCACGGGCGGCGGCCGCATCGACGGCGACCGGGTCGGCGAAGGTGCACGCGATCGAGCAGGCCGAGATCCTCGCGCAGGCACTCACGCTGTAG
- a CDS encoding hemolysin family protein → MDFVMLGVGLLLTIGTGLFVASEFALVNLDRADLESRQAAGESRLALTISALRITSTHLSSAQLGITLTTLLTGYTMEPAISNLLSPLMIGWGMPESAVRPIATVIAISIATIFSMIIGELVPKNFALAVPRQTAKLVLPFQVGFTTVFRPAIALLNGSANAILRAMGVEPKEELSGARTAEELSSLVRRSASAGSLEQDTASLLDRTLTFARLSTADVMTPRPRIHAIAAGDSVEDVIQLARRTGHSRFPVYGESMDDMVGIAHLKQAVSVPRDRRSDVPAAAIAEEPLRVPEAVHLDSLMSELRARGYQMAIVVDEYGGTAGVVTLEDLVEEIVGEVLDEHDRTRAGIVRLTDGVVFPADLRPDELLDRTGIRVPEDDLYDTVGGYLMSVLERIPVVDDTVEIVDGTLTVQRMDGRRVDRVRFTPVPHPDADETDGGERR, encoded by the coding sequence ATGGACTTCGTCATGCTGGGCGTGGGGCTCCTTCTGACAATCGGCACGGGACTGTTCGTCGCCAGCGAGTTCGCCCTCGTCAACCTCGACCGTGCCGATCTCGAATCCCGACAGGCCGCGGGCGAGTCCCGCCTCGCGCTGACCATCAGCGCGCTGCGGATCACCTCGACCCACCTTTCCAGCGCACAGCTGGGCATCACCCTGACGACGCTGCTGACCGGATACACGATGGAGCCGGCGATCTCCAATCTGCTGAGCCCGCTGATGATCGGGTGGGGGATGCCGGAGTCGGCCGTCCGTCCCATAGCGACGGTGATCGCGATCTCGATCGCGACGATCTTCTCGATGATCATCGGCGAACTGGTGCCGAAGAATTTCGCCCTGGCCGTCCCGCGGCAGACGGCCAAGCTCGTGCTGCCGTTCCAGGTCGGCTTCACGACGGTGTTCCGTCCGGCCATCGCCCTCCTCAACGGCAGCGCCAACGCGATCCTGCGGGCCATGGGCGTCGAGCCCAAGGAAGAGCTGTCGGGCGCCCGCACGGCCGAAGAGCTGTCCAGTCTCGTGCGGCGGTCGGCCAGTGCCGGCTCACTCGAGCAGGACACCGCGTCGCTGCTGGACCGCACGCTCACCTTCGCGCGGCTGAGCACGGCCGATGTGATGACACCGCGCCCGCGTATCCACGCGATCGCCGCCGGTGACAGCGTCGAGGATGTCATCCAGCTCGCCCGCCGCACCGGGCACAGTCGATTCCCGGTGTACGGCGAATCGATGGACGACATGGTCGGCATCGCCCACCTCAAGCAGGCCGTCAGTGTGCCACGCGACCGCCGGTCAGACGTGCCGGCGGCCGCGATTGCGGAGGAGCCGCTGCGCGTGCCCGAGGCCGTGCACCTCGACTCGCTCATGTCCGAGTTGCGGGCACGTGGCTACCAGATGGCGATCGTCGTCGACGAGTACGGCGGCACCGCCGGCGTGGTGACCCTCGAGGACCTGGTGGAGGAGATCGTCGGGGAGGTGCTCGACGAGCACGACCGCACTCGGGCGGGCATCGTTCGCCTGACAGACGGGGTGGTCTTCCCCGCCGATCTGCGCCCAGACGAGCTGCTCGACCGTACCGGCATCCGCGTTCCGGAGGACGATCTCTACGACACCGTGGGCGGGTACCTGATGTCGGTGCTCGAGCGCATCCCGGTCGTCGACGACACCGTCGAGATCGTGGACGGCACCTTGACCGTGCAGCGCATGGACGGCAGGCGTGTGGACCGCGTGCGCTTCACCCCCGTACCGCACCCCGACGCGGACGAGACGGATGGGGGTGAGCGCCGATGA
- a CDS encoding GNAT family N-acetyltransferase: protein MQWIGRAESVGVRLLAAPDIEQLRRWFQPDQEWHRWDGPYFAKMIPAEVDTAMDRLATTIADGSYAAEHPVRRAAIVPPDDPGTVIGSVSWHWESEESDWRRMGVTVYDPAGRGHGVGTAALRIWTDYLFATTDVVRLDYSTWSGNTRMLAVGARLGFTEEARFRDAREVRGARYDSVVMGVLRREWEMREE from the coding sequence ATGCAGTGGATCGGACGCGCGGAGTCGGTCGGGGTGCGCCTGCTCGCAGCGCCGGACATCGAGCAGCTGCGGCGGTGGTTCCAGCCCGACCAGGAGTGGCACCGGTGGGACGGCCCGTACTTCGCGAAGATGATCCCGGCCGAGGTGGACACCGCGATGGACCGGCTGGCCACGACCATCGCCGACGGGTCGTACGCCGCCGAACACCCGGTGCGGCGCGCCGCGATCGTGCCTCCGGACGACCCGGGCACCGTCATCGGATCGGTGTCGTGGCACTGGGAATCCGAGGAGTCGGACTGGCGCCGCATGGGCGTCACCGTCTACGACCCGGCCGGGCGCGGGCACGGCGTCGGCACTGCGGCGCTGCGGATCTGGACCGACTACCTGTTCGCCACGACCGACGTGGTGCGCCTGGACTACTCGACGTGGTCGGGCAACACCCGCATGCTCGCCGTCGGTGCCCGGCTGGGCTTCACCGAGGAAGCCCGGTTCCGCGACGCCCGCGAGGTGCGCGGCGCCCGCTACGACTCGGTCGTGATGGGCGTGCTGCGCCGCGAGTGGGAGATGCGCGAGGAGTGA